From Verrucomicrobiia bacterium, a single genomic window includes:
- a CDS encoding ABC transporter permease has protein sequence MTFYIALLIGIKEVWSHRFRSLLTMLGIVLGVCSLVAMAAIVKGMENGMKEAMIAMGGLNKVLIREQEVPTHQEHLRDLAPGRTLQDVYALKASAPLLTVVSPEMSVRRAVVSRGGRDHYPSEVVGAWPAVLEMNLYEIEHGRFLGDLDEEYAHSVCVIGTGIRDELFGAPAETGGPVIPIGEQILINGQPFTIVGMFRHYESEQSMRQRQAAARQPQTDPGNGGVTRQRGWRSPRWDAFWRKNNVVYIPLNTAWVKFRSASGTDGMAEPRLSDIDVKVQDLTQLEAALQQARNILLTTHRGIEDFAFETQENRVEDINKRIRNARISGGIIAGLSLLVGGIGIMNIMLASITERIREIGTCKAIGAPPAAIFLQVLVEGCVIAALGGLAGVAASFGLVALLDRLSPSANAPVVTFAPMAAAVAFSVTVGLVASLLPAIKAARLAPIQALRYE, from the coding sequence ATGACCTTCTACATTGCGCTGCTGATTGGGATCAAAGAGGTCTGGAGCCACCGGTTTCGTTCGCTGCTGACCATGCTGGGGATCGTTCTCGGGGTGTGCAGCCTGGTGGCCATGGCGGCCATCGTGAAGGGCATGGAGAACGGGATGAAGGAGGCGATGATCGCCATGGGCGGACTCAACAAGGTCCTGATCCGCGAACAGGAAGTGCCGACCCACCAGGAACACCTCCGCGACCTTGCCCCGGGCCGAACGCTTCAGGACGTGTACGCGCTCAAGGCCAGCGCCCCGTTGCTGACGGTGGTTTCGCCCGAGATGTCGGTGCGCCGCGCCGTCGTGTCCCGGGGTGGCCGGGACCATTACCCCTCGGAAGTCGTGGGCGCGTGGCCGGCGGTCCTCGAGATGAACCTGTACGAGATCGAGCACGGCCGGTTCCTCGGCGACCTCGACGAGGAGTACGCCCACAGCGTCTGTGTCATCGGGACCGGGATTCGGGATGAGCTGTTCGGTGCTCCAGCGGAGACGGGCGGGCCGGTCATTCCGATCGGTGAGCAGATCCTGATCAACGGCCAGCCGTTCACCATTGTGGGGATGTTCCGGCATTACGAGAGCGAGCAGTCCATGCGGCAGCGTCAGGCGGCGGCCCGCCAGCCGCAAACCGACCCGGGGAATGGCGGCGTGACCCGTCAGCGCGGATGGAGGAGTCCGCGATGGGACGCCTTCTGGCGGAAGAACAACGTGGTGTACATCCCGCTGAACACGGCGTGGGTGAAGTTCCGCTCCGCCTCCGGCACCGACGGGATGGCCGAACCGCGATTGTCGGACATCGATGTCAAGGTGCAGGACCTCACCCAGCTCGAAGCGGCGTTGCAGCAGGCGCGCAACATCCTGCTCACGACCCATCGGGGCATCGAGGACTTCGCCTTCGAGACGCAGGAAAACCGGGTGGAGGACATCAACAAGCGCATCCGGAACGCCCGCATCAGCGGGGGCATCATTGCCGGGCTCAGCCTGCTGGTGGGCGGGATCGGGATCATGAACATCATGCTGGCCAGCATCACCGAGCGGATCCGCGAGATTGGGACGTGCAAGGCGATCGGCGCGCCTCCGGCAGCGATCTTCCTGCAGGTGCTGGTCGAAGGCTGCGTGATCGCCGCTCTGGGCGGGCTCGCCGGGGTGGCGGCTTCCTTCGGGCTGGTGGCCCTGCTGGATCGCCTGTCTCCTTCGGCCAATGCTCCGGTGGTTACCTTCGCCCCGATGGCCGCCGCGGTGGCCTTCAGTGTGACCGTCGGGCTGGTGGCCAGCCTGCTGCCGGCGATCAAGGCCGCCCGTCTCGCCCCGATCCAGGCGCTGCGGTACGAATAG
- a CDS encoding aldehyde dehydrogenase, whose protein sequence is MSTVPHLPALRLGRPYESLEKTELKDHRSGATLAAVSQVNGGIVKRDLARIATARASLKPFTVAQLIERSARAGELFLEGTLPLGDRGHTQSPSEYVATLSLTSGLPHGMVRRNMAKIHYALTHMTEVLNGLSRGLDLGLLDRGFGEQFGTKLSFFPTCQALGLVMPSNSPAVNSLWIPAIALKTPVVIKPGREEPWTPYRLIQAFIAAGIPAEAFGFYPTDHEGSATILNTCGRALIFGDKSTTQQYAANPAIQVHGPGWSKIVIGDDEIDNWREYLDVIEASIADNGGRSCINASAVVVPRHAGEIADALARRLGPVGPSRPDDDAARLSGFANPKMADYIDAQIEEGLGTPGAEDVTAKHRSGPRKVVFEGGTYLRPTIVRCDSFAHPLANREFLCPYAAVVTAPVSEIPQALGYTLACTAITRDPALIERLEAYPEIERLNIGPVSTMKISWDQPHEGNMFEFLWKRRSIERAW, encoded by the coding sequence ATGAGCACCGTCCCGCACCTTCCCGCCCTCCGACTCGGACGTCCGTACGAGTCCCTCGAAAAGACCGAACTCAAGGACCACCGTTCCGGCGCGACGCTGGCCGCGGTCTCCCAGGTCAACGGGGGCATTGTCAAACGTGACCTGGCCCGCATTGCGACGGCGCGTGCTTCGTTGAAGCCGTTCACGGTGGCGCAGTTGATCGAGCGGTCGGCCCGGGCGGGGGAGTTGTTCCTTGAAGGGACGCTGCCGCTGGGGGACCGGGGCCACACGCAGTCTCCGTCCGAATACGTGGCCACGTTGAGTCTCACCAGCGGCCTGCCGCACGGGATGGTCCGGCGGAACATGGCCAAGATCCACTACGCGCTGACCCACATGACGGAGGTGCTCAACGGGTTGTCCCGGGGCCTGGATCTGGGGTTGCTGGACCGCGGGTTCGGGGAGCAGTTCGGAACCAAGCTGAGCTTCTTTCCGACCTGCCAGGCGCTCGGGCTGGTGATGCCCAGCAATTCTCCGGCGGTGAATTCCCTGTGGATTCCGGCGATCGCCCTCAAGACCCCGGTGGTCATCAAGCCGGGCAGGGAGGAACCGTGGACGCCCTACCGGCTGATCCAGGCATTCATTGCCGCCGGGATTCCCGCCGAGGCGTTCGGGTTCTATCCGACCGATCATGAAGGCTCGGCCACCATCCTCAACACCTGCGGCCGGGCGCTGATCTTCGGGGACAAGTCCACCACCCAGCAGTATGCGGCAAACCCGGCCATCCAGGTCCATGGGCCAGGCTGGAGCAAGATCGTCATCGGCGACGACGAGATCGACAACTGGCGCGAATACCTCGATGTCATCGAGGCCTCCATCGCCGACAACGGGGGGCGTTCCTGCATCAATGCCAGCGCGGTGGTGGTGCCGCGCCACGCCGGGGAGATTGCCGACGCCCTCGCCCGGCGGCTGGGTCCTGTGGGGCCGTCGCGGCCCGATGACGACGCGGCCCGGTTGTCGGGCTTCGCCAATCCGAAGATGGCGGACTACATCGATGCCCAGATCGAGGAGGGACTCGGTACGCCCGGAGCGGAGGACGTCACGGCGAAGCACCGGTCCGGGCCCCGCAAGGTGGTGTTCGAGGGCGGAACCTACCTGCGTCCGACCATCGTCCGGTGCGATTCGTTCGCCCATCCGCTGGCGAACCGGGAGTTCCTCTGCCCGTACGCGGCTGTGGTCACCGCCCCGGTCTCGGAAATTCCGCAGGCCCTGGGATACACGCTGGCCTGTACCGCCATCACGCGGGATCCGGCCCTGATCGAGCGGCTGGAAGCCTACCCGGAGATCGAGCGCCTCAACATCGGGCCGGTGTCCACCATGAAGATCTCCTGGGACCAGCCGCACGAGGGGAACATGTTCGAGTTCCTGTGGAAGCGGCGGAGCATCGAGCGGGCTTGGTGA
- a CDS encoding VPDSG-CTERM sorting domain-containing protein, whose amino-acid sequence MKMYKKLAVLAAAMTMATSSWAGFIGITAQGGNPSGEMTKLLTLITVGEDCVLSFIAKDELTFEKVSKGGLGVEAKSYTYPNLNFLGDLSGYDTIFVGVKAATQIAWYEYPTEDLPLTFSSGTINKDISHISFFGLSCPPDEPPTVPDAGSMLVMLGAGMVSLAGLRRKLRQ is encoded by the coding sequence ATGAAGATGTACAAGAAGTTGGCGGTGTTGGCGGCGGCGATGACGATGGCGACCTCCAGTTGGGCCGGTTTCATCGGAATCACGGCCCAGGGCGGCAATCCGAGCGGTGAAATGACCAAGCTCCTCACCCTGATCACGGTCGGCGAGGACTGCGTACTGTCCTTCATCGCGAAGGACGAACTGACGTTCGAGAAGGTCTCGAAGGGTGGCCTGGGGGTCGAAGCGAAGTCGTACACCTACCCGAACCTCAATTTCCTCGGCGACCTCAGCGGCTACGACACGATCTTCGTCGGCGTCAAGGCCGCGACCCAGATCGCCTGGTACGAGTATCCGACCGAAGACCTCCCGCTGACCTTCTCCTCTGGCACGATCAACAAGGACATCTCGCACATCAGCTTCTTCGGACTGAGCTGCCCCCCCGATGAGCCGCCCACGGTGCCCGATGCCGGTTCGATGCTGGTGATGCTCGGGGCCGGGATGGTCAGCCTCGCCGGACTGCGCCGCAAGCTGCGCCAATAA
- the aroB gene encoding 3-dehydroquinate synthase, translating to MRQVTVPLGTRSYSVWVGQGLLGSLGRRCRALGLATRCAVIADGGVTERWAPGVLESLRGAGFEPVLVRVPPGEGSKRMATVERCCDALARHRLERRSFVVALGGGVTGDLAGFVAATYLRGIALVQVPTTLLAQVDSSVGGKVGVNLRAGKNLVGAFLQPRLVLCDLETLGTLPARELRAGLAEIIKYGIIADAALFRRLERDLDRLLKLDPAVLGPVVARCCAIKAEVVGQDEKESGRRAILNFGHTVGHALEAITEYGQFLHGEAISIGQMAAAHLSSALMGLAPSEVDRIRVLFERAGLPVRVDLPAARRRRLLAAMQLDKKVSDGVVRFVLARAIGEVEWGQSVPESELREALDAVADEAG from the coding sequence ATGCGTCAGGTCACGGTCCCGCTGGGGACGAGGAGTTATTCCGTCTGGGTGGGGCAGGGGTTGCTGGGGTCCCTGGGGCGGCGGTGTCGGGCGCTGGGCCTGGCGACACGGTGTGCGGTGATTGCCGACGGGGGGGTGACGGAGCGGTGGGCGCCCGGGGTGCTGGAGAGTCTGCGGGGGGCGGGATTCGAACCCGTGCTGGTCCGGGTGCCGCCGGGGGAGGGATCGAAGCGGATGGCGACAGTCGAGCGTTGTTGCGATGCGCTGGCGCGGCATCGATTGGAAAGGCGGTCGTTCGTGGTGGCGTTGGGGGGCGGGGTGACGGGGGATCTGGCGGGGTTCGTGGCGGCGACCTACCTGCGGGGGATCGCCCTGGTCCAGGTGCCCACCACCCTGCTGGCCCAGGTGGACAGTTCGGTGGGCGGGAAAGTCGGGGTCAACCTGCGGGCCGGGAAGAACCTGGTGGGGGCGTTTCTTCAGCCGCGACTGGTGCTCTGCGATCTGGAGACGCTGGGCACGCTTCCGGCACGCGAGCTTCGGGCGGGGCTGGCCGAGATCATCAAGTACGGCATCATCGCGGATGCCGCCTTGTTCCGGCGCCTGGAACGGGATCTGGATCGGTTGCTGAAACTCGATCCCGCGGTGCTGGGCCCGGTGGTGGCGCGGTGTTGTGCGATCAAGGCCGAGGTGGTGGGGCAGGACGAGAAGGAAAGCGGGCGCCGGGCGATTCTGAACTTCGGGCATACGGTGGGACATGCCCTCGAGGCGATCACGGAATACGGCCAGTTCCTGCACGGCGAGGCCATATCGATCGGGCAGATGGCGGCAGCCCACTTGTCGTCGGCGTTGATGGGATTGGCCCCGTCCGAAGTGGACCGAATCCGGGTCTTGTTCGAACGCGCCGGACTCCCGGTGCGTGTCGATCTGCCTGCCGCCCGGCGACGAAGGTTGCTGGCGGCGATGCAGCTCGACAAGAAGGTCAGCGACGGAGTCGTGCGCTTCGTCCTGGCGCGGGCGATTGGGGAGGTGGAATGGGGACAGTCGGTTCCCGAGTCGGAACTTCGCGAGGCACTCGACGCGGTGGCGGACGAGGCAGGGTGA
- the coaE gene encoding dephospho-CoA kinase (Dephospho-CoA kinase (CoaE) performs the final step in coenzyme A biosynthesis.), with protein sequence MDVHPDGTRTMVLLGLTGGIGMGKSTAADFLERMGYPVADTDRIAREVVAPGSDALREIREAFGDGVFAADGVLDRSRLGQRVFADAGERVRLEGILHPRIRAEWERRTIIWRGQGAVLGAVVIPLLYETRAESHFDAIACVACLTETQNRRLLDRGWTADHIRQRIASQWPLREKIRRADFVVWTEPPPSIHGRQLRCVLDALGVRSSAGASSRMFRNGGTESGGWVSTL encoded by the coding sequence ATGGATGTCCACCCGGATGGCACACGCACCATGGTGTTACTGGGGTTGACCGGCGGCATCGGGATGGGGAAGTCCACGGCGGCGGACTTCCTGGAGCGGATGGGGTATCCCGTGGCCGACACCGATCGCATTGCCCGGGAAGTGGTGGCTCCGGGTTCGGACGCCCTGCGGGAGATCCGGGAGGCTTTCGGCGATGGGGTGTTTGCCGCGGATGGCGTGCTGGACCGGAGCCGGTTGGGCCAGCGGGTATTTGCCGATGCCGGGGAAAGGGTTCGCCTCGAGGGGATTCTGCATCCCCGGATACGGGCTGAATGGGAGCGGAGGACGATCATCTGGCGCGGGCAGGGGGCCGTTCTGGGTGCGGTCGTGATTCCGCTCCTCTACGAGACGCGGGCAGAGTCGCATTTCGATGCCATTGCCTGCGTCGCCTGCCTGACGGAGACCCAGAATCGGAGACTCCTCGACCGGGGCTGGACGGCAGATCACATCCGGCAGCGGATCGCCTCGCAATGGCCATTGCGGGAGAAGATCCGGCGCGCGGATTTCGTGGTGTGGACCGAACCGCCACCCTCGATCCATGGAAGGCAGCTCCGGTGCGTGCTCGACGCCTTGGGGGTGCGATCGTCTGCTGGAGCAAGCTCCCGCATGTTTCGGAACGGGGGGACGGAGAGCGGTGGTTGGGTCTCTACGCTTTAG
- a CDS encoding extensin family protein: MNRTTPRSPISIANLLVLLLVAPADGFLAAAMPRIQGITQSGDNVIVSGGNGPQGGSYLVLATTSLSLPATNWARIATNSFGAGGVFAFTNAISPAASQRFYMIQPLYPSPCFEKLDVLGISWTWGPESPGVTSPVTVALPLGGMQFRFMDGTLRETWFMDCELALALHRMAQVLAARGVVEVVDFGIYNYRCIGGGIPPDCPRGLSMHARALALDVAGLVTDEMGLLSVANDWEIDADGNTCATRAREPRDAFLHAVLCDLHAAGIFTIHLSPNFNADHRDHWHLDLTPDAGRFIR; this comes from the coding sequence ATGAATCGTACAACTCCCCGGAGTCCGATTTCCATCGCCAACCTCCTTGTGCTCCTGCTCGTGGCACCGGCCGATGGCTTCCTCGCCGCTGCCATGCCGCGGATTCAAGGCATCACGCAGTCCGGCGACAATGTCATCGTCAGCGGCGGCAACGGGCCTCAAGGGGGCAGCTACCTTGTGCTGGCCACGACGAGCCTATCCCTGCCGGCGACCAACTGGGCGCGCATTGCCACCAACTCCTTCGGGGCGGGCGGCGTCTTCGCATTCACCAATGCCATCAGCCCGGCGGCTTCCCAGCGGTTCTACATGATCCAGCCGCTGTATCCATCGCCTTGTTTCGAGAAGCTGGATGTGCTCGGCATCTCCTGGACCTGGGGGCCCGAGTCACCCGGGGTGACCTCGCCCGTCACGGTCGCCCTGCCTCTGGGAGGGATGCAGTTTCGTTTCATGGACGGGACGCTGCGGGAAACTTGGTTCATGGACTGCGAGCTGGCCTTGGCGCTCCACCGCATGGCGCAGGTGCTGGCGGCCCGCGGGGTCGTCGAGGTGGTTGACTTCGGGATTTACAACTACCGGTGCATCGGGGGCGGCATCCCGCCGGACTGCCCCCGGGGCCTTTCGATGCATGCCCGGGCGCTCGCGCTCGATGTCGCCGGTCTTGTCACGGACGAAATGGGCCTCCTTTCGGTGGCCAATGACTGGGAGATAGATGCTGATGGGAACACCTGCGCCACCCGCGCACGGGAGCCGCGGGATGCCTTTCTTCACGCGGTGCTGTGCGACCTCCACGCCGCGGGGATTTTCACCATCCACCTTTCCCCCAACTTCAACGCGGACCATCGCGACCACTGGCACCTCGACCTGACGCCGGATGCGGGGCGGTTCATCCGTTAG
- a CDS encoding type II secretion system protein: MKPVQHQRRQDGAAGGFTLVELLVVIAIVGVLASLLLPVLGRARALARQTECAGRLRQWMLAQTLYADDHDGRIARESFEPNGVSLNTWGEVTHPFARDVWYNALAVQMGVPRAAEYGLSSVRPGFYHRARIFHCPQATFPRRRLEDPAVFFSLAMNSKLIMRPHTTVRLTQVLRPTATVAFLENRLPDDAPAAPDQAQDYQLGQPSAYASRFAARHRGRGNLAFLDGHLEARRGPEIITNGMAVYPQDRLVWTVDPDTNPNTE, from the coding sequence ATGAAACCGGTGCAGCACCAGCGGCGGCAGGACGGAGCAGCGGGCGGCTTCACGCTGGTCGAGCTGCTGGTCGTCATCGCCATCGTCGGCGTGCTCGCGTCCCTGCTGCTGCCCGTGCTGGGCCGGGCGCGGGCGCTGGCCCGGCAGACAGAGTGCGCCGGCCGTCTCCGGCAGTGGATGCTGGCCCAGACCCTGTACGCCGATGACCACGACGGCCGGATCGCCCGCGAGAGCTTCGAGCCCAACGGTGTGTCGCTGAACACCTGGGGCGAGGTCACCCATCCCTTTGCGCGCGACGTCTGGTACAACGCGCTGGCCGTGCAGATGGGCGTGCCGCGCGCCGCCGAGTACGGCCTGTCGTCCGTGCGACCTGGCTTTTACCATCGCGCCCGGATCTTCCACTGCCCGCAGGCGACGTTCCCGCGGCGGCGGCTGGAGGATCCGGCGGTGTTCTTCTCCCTGGCCATGAACTCGAAGCTCATCATGCGGCCGCACACGACCGTCCGGCTCACGCAGGTGCTGCGCCCCACGGCCACGGTGGCGTTCCTGGAGAACCGGCTGCCGGACGACGCGCCCGCCGCGCCGGACCAGGCGCAGGACTACCAGCTCGGCCAGCCCAGCGCCTACGCCAGCCGCTTCGCCGCCCGGCATCGCGGCCGGGGCAACCTCGCCTTCCTGGACGGCCATCTCGAGGCCCGCCGCGGCCCGGAGATCATCACCAACGGCATGGCGGTGTATCCCCAGGACCGCCTCGTCTGGACCGTGGACCCGGACACGAATCCCAATACCGAGTGA
- a CDS encoding lamin tail domain-containing protein — protein sequence MKPPLHYVAGLLLAALLPLPGPAGPPVAITEVMTAPSGAGEDFFELTNYGSDAVDLEELWFADDSGLDAAHRLAALARHAGEATVLHPGESLIFVRASRNMPAEAEFRAWWGEVRLADRRIIVAPWGFGLNATKDELRLWHTTATATTELDHVPLGVADRGVTFTSHAATGVFGALSIEGEQGAFRAAAGGDVGSPGTAGPAVPLRVVQDPADVETDAGATAILRVVAHGLPRPRYQWRFEGEDLPGATASLLVLSNATPAVAGTYTVRLENGLESLVTAPARLSVNQMPRCAAIVRPPADLDVTPGQTAVFRVEVRGYPLPEILWRHEGEIIPGATNAVLELPGVSEPHAGRYTVEVRNPLCATNASAFLAVLPPPRLVVTEAMLCRSASIATVARNDWWELTNLDTRPVNLRGWRFDDYPGVLDGAFTITNDVWLHPGQSAILVSDLDTEDFRRWWGDANLPPDLPILSYYGNGFSSDFTEFITLWNAAARDDHDFILKFELRVCLEFPDPCPCGASRWYDPADEDAELRYNYSVAGERGAFRAAASDDVGSPGWLNNDPCLSRLQLSVARVAAGLELTWSALPGCTYEVQRSDTLPPATWTVLARVTAAAGTAGYTDTPPTAPPQFYRVVLLPATP from the coding sequence ATGAAGCCGCCACTCCATTATGTCGCCGGCCTTCTCCTCGCCGCCCTGCTGCCCTTGCCCGGACCCGCCGGCCCGCCCGTGGCGATCACGGAGGTCATGACCGCACCGTCCGGGGCGGGGGAGGACTTCTTCGAGCTGACAAACTACGGCTCCGACGCGGTGGACCTCGAGGAGCTGTGGTTCGCAGATGATTCCGGGCTGGACGCGGCGCACCGGCTTGCCGCCCTGGCCAGGCACGCCGGCGAAGCCACCGTACTGCATCCCGGCGAATCGCTGATCTTTGTGCGCGCAAGCAGGAACATGCCCGCGGAGGCCGAGTTTCGGGCGTGGTGGGGGGAGGTGCGGCTTGCGGATCGGCGCATCATCGTAGCTCCGTGGGGGTTCGGTCTCAACGCCACCAAGGACGAGCTGCGCCTGTGGCACACCACGGCCACCGCAACCACCGAACTGGACCACGTCCCGCTCGGTGTCGCCGACCGCGGGGTGACCTTCACGAGCCATGCCGCCACCGGCGTCTTTGGCGCGCTGAGCATCGAGGGCGAGCAGGGTGCCTTCCGCGCGGCGGCCGGCGGTGACGTCGGCTCTCCGGGCACGGCCGGCCCAGCAGTGCCCCTCCGGGTGGTCCAAGACCCGGCCGACGTGGAAACGGATGCAGGCGCCACCGCCATCTTGAGAGTGGTGGCCCATGGCCTGCCCCGGCCGCGGTACCAGTGGCGCTTCGAGGGGGAAGACCTGCCCGGCGCCACGGCGTCCCTGCTGGTCCTCTCGAACGCCACGCCGGCCGTGGCCGGCACGTACACGGTGCGCCTCGAGAACGGCCTGGAGAGCCTTGTCACCGCCCCGGCCCGGCTCAGCGTCAACCAGATGCCACGCTGCGCCGCCATCGTGCGCCCGCCCGCCGACCTCGATGTCACGCCGGGCCAGACGGCCGTGTTCCGCGTCGAGGTGCGCGGCTACCCGCTCCCGGAAATCCTGTGGCGGCACGAGGGCGAAATCATCCCCGGCGCGACCAACGCCGTGCTGGAGCTGCCGGGCGTCTCGGAACCCCACGCAGGCCGTTACACCGTGGAGGTGCGCAACCCGCTCTGCGCGACCAACGCCTCCGCCTTCCTGGCCGTGCTGCCACCACCCCGGTTGGTCGTGACCGAGGCCATGCTCTGCCGATCCGCCAGCATCGCGACGGTGGCCCGCAACGACTGGTGGGAGCTGACCAACCTCGACACCCGGCCGGTCAACCTCCGCGGCTGGCGCTTCGACGATTATCCCGGCGTGCTGGACGGCGCCTTCACCATCACCAACGACGTGTGGCTCCATCCCGGCCAGTCCGCCATCTTGGTCTCGGACCTCGATACCGAAGACTTCCGTCGCTGGTGGGGCGACGCGAATCTGCCGCCAGACCTGCCCATCCTTTCGTACTACGGAAACGGCTTCAGCAGTGACTTCACGGAGTTCATCACGCTCTGGAATGCCGCGGCGCGCGACGACCACGATTTCATCCTGAAGTTCGAGCTGAGGGTCTGCCTGGAATTCCCCGACCCCTGCCCGTGCGGCGCGAGCCGCTGGTACGATCCGGCGGATGAGGATGCGGAACTTCGATACAACTACAGCGTGGCGGGCGAGCGTGGCGCTTTCCGCGCGGCCGCGTCAGACGACGTGGGTTCGCCCGGCTGGCTGAACAACGATCCGTGCCTTAGCAGGCTGCAGCTCTCCGTCGCCCGCGTCGCGGCCGGCCTCGAGCTGACGTGGTCCGCGCTCCCCGGCTGCACCTACGAAGTGCAGCGCAGCGACACCCTGCCTCCCGCCACGTGGACCGTCCTCGCACGCGTCACGGCCGCCGCGGGCACGGCGGGGTACACGGACACTCCGCCCACGGCTCCACCGCAGTTCTACCGCGTCGTGCTGCTGCCTGCGACGCCATGA